Genomic segment of Fibrobacter sp.:
AGCCCTTTGTGCTTATAGGAGGAGACACGCTGTGGCTTAGTGAAGAAGGGAACCAGTGTTTCAGCAGCGGATTGGATACTGTCCCGATTGTGCTTTACTACGTGCCGAATGATCCTGACAGCATGCATCAGATCTCTGTGGATCTGGGTGGCTTGACAGCAGTTACAGATCCTTTCACCCTGTATCCTGCTGCTCTTGATTCCCTTGCTCTTCAGTACCAGGATGGAACTCCTGTCGGGGACACACTTGTACTGCGCTACCCACAGGGAGGAGCGATGATCTACGCGATCGGCTATGATCAGTATGGAAACAAACGGGGACCGGAGAAGAGCGACTGGAGCACAGATTCCACCCTGCACAGAGTTCCGCAGGGAACAGGCCAGGAAAGAATCTGGTACGATGCATCAGGGGTTAAAGACAATGAATTCGGGAATCTGACTGCAGCAGCCAATGATTCTATCAAGGCGAGTACATTTATCAAGATTATCGGTCCATTGGTAACTGTTAAATCAGCGGTTACCGGTGATGACAACGGAAACGGTTATCTTGACAGAATCACTCTGACTTTCAGCAAGGAGGTTTCGCTTCCTGAAGATTTTGCTGAGATCAGCGGTATCAATATCTACCGCGGCAACACTTCCTTTACTGTTGAAAAGGTGATCGGAGGTGGAGCGGACGGGAAAGACAGTGTGTGGACTCTGATCCTTAAAGAAGTAAAGAATGGCGAACCCCAGACCAGCTGGACTCCCTATATTTCATTCGATGCCATCCCTGAGGCGGGAATCGATTCACTTTCGAATCTTGTCGCAAAAGATGGCGCCGGGCCGGTAATCTGGAAAGTGACAAAGCAGATCAAATCCGCTGATCAGGACAGGACCAGAGATATTGTGACTGTTGTTTTCAGCGAGCCGGTGATGAACAACAAGGGAGGGGATCTCAGCACGGATGATGTACCTGCGGTGATGTTTTACATCTGGGAAGTTGATCCCACCCAGGAATCCGGTTACAGGCTGAAGGACAGCCTGCTGCTTAATATCGACAACCTTCAGAGTGCTGATGAGTCTGTTGTTACATTCCTGACTGAAAACAATGTCGATTTGAACCCCAGACATTTTGTAAGCATCAGGATGTTTGGTGACTCTTCGTACATCACTGACAGGGTGGGCACCGGCAATTATCCGGATCCGGACAACCAGCGCGTTAGGATAATTGTCACAGGAATACAGGCTGACAAGCTGTATTCATACCCCAATCCCGCTCTGGCTACGGTAAAAAGAGTTCCTGCTGGTCGGATTTACGCCAAACATGCACCTAATGCAAGAAATTGGGTAAAAGAGGATAATGCCGGGGTAGTGATTAATTTTAATCTCTTCGTTCCGGATGATATCTCTACAAAAGTCAAGTGTATAATAAAAGTCTATGATGCGATTGGTAACATGGTGAGCACCAGTACCGAGAAAAATCTTCTCTCCAGTATACCAGTGGAAGCTCTTAAAGAGAGCAGCGGGACTCTCTTCCCTATTGACCTTTACTGGAATGGTTTTACACAAAAGAAGATGAAAGCCGCTCCCGGAGTTTACAAGGTTTTGGTATACGTTGAGTATTCCGGTAAGGAATTTAAGAAATACAATTCGCAACTGGTCGGAAAAGTAGGATTAATGCACGGTTCTGCCAGGTAGATTTAATTCTGGAGTCAGCAAATCAGGCTGACTCCAGTCCCTCTTTACTCCTGCCTTCCTGAAATGATAGACAACTTATACCGCGTATTACATTTTTATCTCATAACAGTTTAGTCTGGCGGGTGAATATGGGTAAAGGTAAATTATCCGATACAAACAAGATGCTTGAAGGCATAGCCGAGATCAGCAACGCCATCATGGAAAAAAACTATCTGGATGATCTTCTGAGACTTATTGTCTCGGTTACTGCCAAGATCACCGGATCAAAAATCTGTTCCATCCTTCTTCTTGACAAAAAGAAAATGGAACTCGTGTTGCGTGCCTGCCAGACAGATTCGGGCAGTTACAACCAGCGCACAAACACACCACTTGGGAAAGGGATTGCCGGACGGGTGGCACAGACCAACAAGCCAATGACAGTTCTGGATGTGCGCAAGGATTCCCGCTACATTAATAGAAGAATCGCTGAAAAAGACGGACTGGTTTCCCTTCTCTCTGTTCCAATGAGTGTGGAGGGAGAGGTTATCGGTGTGATAAACTGTTATACACCGGAAATTTATGAATTTTCCAAAGAAGATGTAATGACTCTGACCACAGTTGCTGCACAGGCAGCCGTTCTCTTTAAAAACACCGAGCTTCGCATAATGAAGGAGATTATTCAGAAAGAGCTTGAAGATAGAAAACTGATCGAGCGGGCCAAAGAGATTCTGATGGATAAAAAGAAGGTTACCGGGAAGACCGCATTTGAACTGATGCGGAAACAGAGCATGAATTCACGTACATCCATGGCTAAAATAGCAGAATCTATCATTCTGATCTCATCGTTTGACTGATATACAGGCATTATGTAGTTTCTTTTTTTAATCCGGATTGGATTTTCCGATAGCTGAACAACGATGTTCAGTAAAAATTGAGTATCGAAGTTGATGCCCGACCCCTGGAGACAGGAGCCGGGCTTCTTTTTTTGACTACTGATTTTGACCACTGATTAAGCTGATTATAATGATTGCACTGATTTAAATAAGGAAAAAGAAACACAGATGCAAAAAATGCGAAGGTTGTAATCGGAGATATTATCAGGCACTTAAGATGCAGTATGATATCAATACCAAAGGAGAGGAAAAAGGTTTAATTTAGTGGACAATTTTTGAAAGCAGAGATGTAAGTAATATTCATAGTTTCTGAAAGGAGCATTTATGTCATCAGTTGTTTCTGCATTTATGGAGAAGGTAAAAGCCAAAAACCCGGGCGAGAAGGAATTTCTTCAGGCGGTCGAGGAAGTTGTAACATCTTTGATGCCTTTTATCGAGAAGAACCCTCGTTACCAGAAGGCAAAAATTCTGGAAAGGATGGTAGAGCCGGAGCGAGTGATAATGTTCCGGGTGGCCTGGGTTGATGACAAAGGAGAGGTGCAGGTCAATCGTGGTTTCCGTATCCAGATGAACAGTGCTATCGGGCCATACAAAGGCGGTCTGAGGCTTCACCCCTCGGTGAACCTCGGAATACTGAAATTTCTGGCTTTTGAGCAGGTTTTCAAAAACGCTCTTACTACCCTTCCGATGGGTGGAGGAAAGGGAGGATCAGATTTTGATCCCAAGGGGAAGTCAGACAATGAGGTGATGCGTTTCTGTCAGGCGTTCATGACTGAACTGAGCCGTCATGTTGGTGCAGATACAGATGTTCCGGCAGGAGACATTGGAACCGGTGCACGTGAAATCGGGTTTATGTATGGTCAATACAAAAGACTCAGAAATGAGTTTACTGGTGTGCTTACAGGGAAAGGACTTAACTGGGGTGGAAGTCTGATCAGGCCGGAAGCGACAGGTTATGGTCTTGTATACTTCTGTGAAGAGATGCTCAAGACCAGAAATGAAAGTTTCAAAGGAAAAATTGTCACTATTTCCGGTTCCGGGAATGTAGCTCAGTTTGCAACCGAGAAAGCTACTCAGATGGGTGCAAAGGTTGTCTCTCTTTCCGATTCAAATGGCACCATCTACGATCCTGATGGGATA
This window contains:
- a CDS encoding GAF and ANTAR domain-containing protein — encoded protein: MGKGKLSDTNKMLEGIAEISNAIMEKNYLDDLLRLIVSVTAKITGSKICSILLLDKKKMELVLRACQTDSGSYNQRTNTPLGKGIAGRVAQTNKPMTVLDVRKDSRYINRRIAEKDGLVSLLSVPMSVEGEVIGVINCYTPEIYEFSKEDVMTLTTVAAQAAVLFKNTELRIMKEIIQKELEDRKLIERAKEILMDKKKVTGKTAFELMRKQSMNSRTSMAKIAESIILISSFD
- the gdhA gene encoding NADP-specific glutamate dehydrogenase, giving the protein MSSVVSAFMEKVKAKNPGEKEFLQAVEEVVTSLMPFIEKNPRYQKAKILERMVEPERVIMFRVAWVDDKGEVQVNRGFRIQMNSAIGPYKGGLRLHPSVNLGILKFLAFEQVFKNALTTLPMGGGKGGSDFDPKGKSDNEVMRFCQAFMTELSRHVGADTDVPAGDIGTGAREIGFMYGQYKRLRNEFTGVLTGKGLNWGGSLIRPEATGYGLVYFCEEMLKTRNESFKGKIVTISGSGNVAQFATEKATQMGAKVVSLSDSNGTIYDPDGIDEEKLAFVKDLKNIKRGRIKEYADKYKCTYLDGKRPWGIKCDIALPCATQNEIEKSEAEELTKNGCICVGEGANMPSTPDAVEVFMGKKILYAPGKAS